One segment of Salvelinus fontinalis isolate EN_2023a chromosome 12, ASM2944872v1, whole genome shotgun sequence DNA contains the following:
- the LOC129866645 gene encoding ETS domain-containing protein Elk-3-like isoform X1: protein MVILSTGMDSAITLWQFLLQLLLDQSHKHLICWTSTDGEFKLLKSEEVAKLWGLRKNKTNMNYDKLSRALRYYYDKNIIKKVIGQKFVYKFVSFPEILKMDPAAVEMGLTSGMVTLHEDNVQDIDVEEEEEEAQQQRRAVGAALGAAAAAQQAACRNDYLRSGLYSSFSVSSLHHPPEELLRALRERQERQQDEARSGVIRFGTGTTERTPPSPSLIKPSSQSFSIHSPSKPSPLHHHHHRRSPSSSPPSPNPQPGPGRGGWSPEAEEEEGEDSDQGAQPLNLSSGHRERERALQPPEKRTSGGSRGSGSSHGDREHGFPPKTKKPKALEIPAHSLLLTGSDIGSIALNSPALPSGSLTPAFFTAQTPSGLLLAHSPLLSGIHFWSSLSPIAPLSPARLQGHGSLFQFPSLMNGHLPVPLPNLDGSPSPLLLSSANHKS from the exons ATGGTCATTTTATCAACAG GTATGGACAGCGCCATCACGTTGTGGCAGTTCCTGCTGCAACTTCTCCTGGACCAGAGTCACAAGCATCTGATCTGCTGGACGTCCACTGACGGAGAGTTCAAGCTGCTCAAGTCAGAGGAGGTGGCCAAGCTGTGGGGGCTCCGCAAGAACAAGACTAATATGAACTACGACAAGCTGAGCAGAGCCCTGAGATACTACTATGACAAG AACATCATCAAGAAAGTCATCGGACAGAAGTTTGTCTACAAGTTTGTCTCGTTCCCGGAGATCCTGAAGATGGACCCTGCGGCGGTAGAGATGGGCTTGACGTCCGGCATGGTGACCCTCCATGAGGATAACGTCCAGGACATAGacgtagaggaggaagaggaggaggcacaGCAGCAGAGGAGAGCCGTGGGGGCAGCGTTGGGGGCGGCTGCTGCGGCTCAGCAGGCTGCGTGTCGTAACGACTACCTCcgctctggtctctactcctcctttAGCGTCAGctccctccatcatcctccagagGAGCTGCTCAGAGCCTTgagggagaggcaggagagacAGCAGGACGAAGCCCGGTCCGGAGTCATCCGCTTCGGGACTGGTACCACAGAGAGAACTCCACCATCACCCTCCCTCATCAAGCCTTCATCACAATCCTTCAGCATCCACAGCCCTTCTAaaccctcccccctccaccaccatcaccaccggCGCTCCCCGTCCTCCTCCCCACCCAGTCCTAACCCCCAGCCGGGACCAGGGCGAGGAGGCTGGAGCCCAGAggctgaagaggaggagggggaggactcTGACCAGGGGGCCCAGCCCTTGAATCTCTCCtctgggcacagagagagagagagggccctgCAGCCTCCGGAGAAGAGGACCAGTGGTGGtagtaggggtagtggtagtagtcatGGAGACAGGGAACATGGATTCCCACCCAAAACAAAGAAGCCCAAAGCCCTAGAGATCCCTGCCCACTCCCTGctcctgacaggaagtgacatTGGCTCCATAGCTCTTAACAGTCCCGCCCTGCCGTCCGGGTCCCTCACCCCGGCCTTCTTCACTGCACAG ACTCCGTCTGGCCTGCTGCTGGCTCACAGCCCTCTGTTATCAGGCATCCACTTCTGGAGCAGTCTTAGTCCCATAGCCCCTCTGAGCCCTGCACGGCTCCAAGGACACGGATCTCTGTTCCAG tttcCCAGTCTAATGAATGGACACCTCCCGGTCCCCCTGCCAAACCTGGATGGGTCCCCCTCCCCCCTGCTCCTGTCCTCTGCCAATCACAAGTCCTGA
- the LOC129866645 gene encoding ETS domain-containing protein Elk-3-like isoform X2 produces the protein MDSAITLWQFLLQLLLDQSHKHLICWTSTDGEFKLLKSEEVAKLWGLRKNKTNMNYDKLSRALRYYYDKNIIKKVIGQKFVYKFVSFPEILKMDPAAVEMGLTSGMVTLHEDNVQDIDVEEEEEEAQQQRRAVGAALGAAAAAQQAACRNDYLRSGLYSSFSVSSLHHPPEELLRALRERQERQQDEARSGVIRFGTGTTERTPPSPSLIKPSSQSFSIHSPSKPSPLHHHHHRRSPSSSPPSPNPQPGPGRGGWSPEAEEEEGEDSDQGAQPLNLSSGHRERERALQPPEKRTSGGSRGSGSSHGDREHGFPPKTKKPKALEIPAHSLLLTGSDIGSIALNSPALPSGSLTPAFFTAQTPSGLLLAHSPLLSGIHFWSSLSPIAPLSPARLQGHGSLFQFPSLMNGHLPVPLPNLDGSPSPLLLSSANHKS, from the exons ATGGACAGCGCCATCACGTTGTGGCAGTTCCTGCTGCAACTTCTCCTGGACCAGAGTCACAAGCATCTGATCTGCTGGACGTCCACTGACGGAGAGTTCAAGCTGCTCAAGTCAGAGGAGGTGGCCAAGCTGTGGGGGCTCCGCAAGAACAAGACTAATATGAACTACGACAAGCTGAGCAGAGCCCTGAGATACTACTATGACAAG AACATCATCAAGAAAGTCATCGGACAGAAGTTTGTCTACAAGTTTGTCTCGTTCCCGGAGATCCTGAAGATGGACCCTGCGGCGGTAGAGATGGGCTTGACGTCCGGCATGGTGACCCTCCATGAGGATAACGTCCAGGACATAGacgtagaggaggaagaggaggaggcacaGCAGCAGAGGAGAGCCGTGGGGGCAGCGTTGGGGGCGGCTGCTGCGGCTCAGCAGGCTGCGTGTCGTAACGACTACCTCcgctctggtctctactcctcctttAGCGTCAGctccctccatcatcctccagagGAGCTGCTCAGAGCCTTgagggagaggcaggagagacAGCAGGACGAAGCCCGGTCCGGAGTCATCCGCTTCGGGACTGGTACCACAGAGAGAACTCCACCATCACCCTCCCTCATCAAGCCTTCATCACAATCCTTCAGCATCCACAGCCCTTCTAaaccctcccccctccaccaccatcaccaccggCGCTCCCCGTCCTCCTCCCCACCCAGTCCTAACCCCCAGCCGGGACCAGGGCGAGGAGGCTGGAGCCCAGAggctgaagaggaggagggggaggactcTGACCAGGGGGCCCAGCCCTTGAATCTCTCCtctgggcacagagagagagagagggccctgCAGCCTCCGGAGAAGAGGACCAGTGGTGGtagtaggggtagtggtagtagtcatGGAGACAGGGAACATGGATTCCCACCCAAAACAAAGAAGCCCAAAGCCCTAGAGATCCCTGCCCACTCCCTGctcctgacaggaagtgacatTGGCTCCATAGCTCTTAACAGTCCCGCCCTGCCGTCCGGGTCCCTCACCCCGGCCTTCTTCACTGCACAG ACTCCGTCTGGCCTGCTGCTGGCTCACAGCCCTCTGTTATCAGGCATCCACTTCTGGAGCAGTCTTAGTCCCATAGCCCCTCTGAGCCCTGCACGGCTCCAAGGACACGGATCTCTGTTCCAG tttcCCAGTCTAATGAATGGACACCTCCCGGTCCCCCTGCCAAACCTGGATGGGTCCCCCTCCCCCCTGCTCCTGTCCTCTGCCAATCACAAGTCCTGA